The Streptomyces halobius genomic interval CTCTTCGGCGCCCCCGGGCAGAAGCGCTTCACCCAGCTGTGGAAGGACATGCTGAACGGAGCTCTCGGCGCACTTGTGCTGACGGACACCCGAAGGCTCGACCAGTCGTTCGACATCATGGGCCTGCTGGAAGAGCACGGCATGCCGTACGCGGTCGCCGTCAACCAGTTCGACGGCGCGCCGGTGTTCCCCGAGGCGGAGATCCGCGAGGCTCTCGACCTGCTGCCGGAAACCCCCCTGGTCACCTGCGACGCGCGGGAAGCCACGTCCGGTGCCGGAGCGCTGATCTCCCTCATCGAGTACCTCCAGACCCGCACCCCTCAGGAGCAAGAATGACGACACCCCGGCCCGCACACCACGCGGCGCCTCCTCTCGACTGCCCGGCGCACGCCGGCGCACGTACGGTGGAGCGGCTGTACGGCCCGGAGTTCGCCGCCGACCCCATGGCGTCGTACACCCGACTGCGCGCCCACGGCTCCGTCGCGCCCGTGGAGATAGCGCCCGGCGTGCGCGCTTCTCTGGTCATCGGCTACGACACCGCTCTGGAGGTACTGCGCAGTCCGGAGCGCTTCTCCAAGGACCCGCGCCGCTGGCGGGCTCTCGCCGACGGGACGGTGCCGGCGGACAGCCCGGTCGTGCCGATGATGGCGTACCGGCCGAACGCCCTGTGGACCGACGGCGACGACCACAGCCGACTGCGTGGCGCCATCACCGACAGCCTGGGCCGCGTGGACCCCGACGCGCTCATGCGCCACGTGGAGCACAGCGCCGACACCCTCATCGACCGGATCGGCCCCAAGGGGCGGGCGGATCTCCTCCACGAGTACGGTGCTGTCCTGCCCCTGCTGGTCTTCAACGAGCTCTTCGGCTGCCCGCCCGCCACCGGGGACAAGCTGGTCGAGGGCATGTCCGGGATCTTCGACGCCGACGCCGGCTCCGAGAAGGCGAACGCGGTGCTGGCCGAGGGCGTCGCCGAGCTGGTGGCACTCAAGCGGGCAGAACCGGGGCCCGACGTGACGTCCTGGCTGATGGCCCATCCCGCCGGGCTGACCGACGAGGAGATGTCGCACCAGCTGGTGGTGCTCCTGGGCGTGGGCACCGAGCCCCAGCTGAACCTGATCTGCAACGGCCTGCGGCTGCTGCTGTCCGACGACCGGTTCGCCGGTGATCTCGCACGCGGCACCATGCCCGTCGAGGACGCCATCGACGAGGTGCTGTGGACCGACCCGCCGATGGCGAATTACGCCGTCCACTATCCGATCCACGACCAGGAACTCGACGGAACCCTCGTGTGCGAGGGTGAGCCCATCCTCATCAGCCTGGCCGCCGCGAACACCGACCCGGGCCTCAGCGGCGAACGCCGGACCGGCAACCGCGCGCACCTCGCGTGGAGCGCGGGCCCGCACACCTGTCCGGCGAAGGGCCCGGCCCGGGTGATCGCCGCGGTCGCCCTGGAGAAGCTCCTCGACCGGCTCCCCAACATCGAACTGGAAATCCCGGTCGAGAAGTTGGAATGGCGGCAGGGCCCCTTCCACCGGGCTCTGGCCGGCCTGCCCGTCCGCTTCCCACCGATCAGCCGGCGGGTCTGACGGTCTCCGGTGTGACGACGTGGTCGGCAATTGAGATAGGGGTGTGTCGGCCTGGCGGTTCGGCTGGCGGGTGATCAGCGGGAAACCCGGTGGGCGAGTACCGGTTCGGTGCTCGGCTTGCGGACAGTGGCCCTGCGGGCGGCGCGGTCGGAGACCAGACCGGCGACGGCTCGGTGGATTTCCGCGTAGGTTT includes:
- a CDS encoding GTP-binding protein; this encodes MGSAPVSDPVDPIYVSDTVTTAIKILVVGHFAVGKTTFVGTLSEIRPLRTEETMTQAGELVDDLAGVPDKTTTTVAMDFGRLTLNESLVLYLFGAPGQKRFTQLWKDMLNGALGALVLTDTRRLDQSFDIMGLLEEHGMPYAVAVNQFDGAPVFPEAEIREALDLLPETPLVTCDAREATSGAGALISLIEYLQTRTPQEQE
- a CDS encoding cytochrome P450, with product MTTPRPAHHAAPPLDCPAHAGARTVERLYGPEFAADPMASYTRLRAHGSVAPVEIAPGVRASLVIGYDTALEVLRSPERFSKDPRRWRALADGTVPADSPVVPMMAYRPNALWTDGDDHSRLRGAITDSLGRVDPDALMRHVEHSADTLIDRIGPKGRADLLHEYGAVLPLLVFNELFGCPPATGDKLVEGMSGIFDADAGSEKANAVLAEGVAELVALKRAEPGPDVTSWLMAHPAGLTDEEMSHQLVVLLGVGTEPQLNLICNGLRLLLSDDRFAGDLARGTMPVEDAIDEVLWTDPPMANYAVHYPIHDQELDGTLVCEGEPILISLAAANTDPGLSGERRTGNRAHLAWSAGPHTCPAKGPARVIAAVALEKLLDRLPNIELEIPVEKLEWRQGPFHRALAGLPVRFPPISRRV